One window of the Labilibaculum sp. genome contains the following:
- a CDS encoding two-component regulator propeller domain-containing protein, translating into MKACKSVLIFILILFVCHAKAQNEPLRFQKLNVKSGLNSNVVYSMLQDSRGFIWLGTKEGINRFDGYKMKTYSLPDIYKDKIAHQRINSICEDKNGKIWIGTPNGILKLDPYSEEIKHFLLPYEEKGDQSLYVNDIVVGEDNTIWAGTRNGLYQFNSKENRFVQYPHFPFTSKTIKYTKGERIINDLCFAADGKLWIATAGNGISILDIARKKKQILNHRERKGELSSNFVEALFKDHGGVMWIATVNGLNRYNSELGTVKVFRNSEENSLSLSDNFVTAVGEDQGHNLWIGTKKGLDCFNRETEEFRHYQKHPLHPGSISSNTILSFLSEKSGSFWVATMQGVNYFAPTKFVFDLYQNIPDDKNSLVDNTLRAAAAHPDAKIWIGTLMDGINCFDPETKGFTSYKIEKGSKNRQKLNAVRTACVDSKGNVFFGTDGGVLKYNKGKDRFEPFTAGGEINFSKGVFEIMEDQDGNYWFSEIDKGLWKWNPKQHKTQLFTEEENNLNSTNLKVLHQTKNGDVWVGSHLKGLGRLVKGQEKFITYQQNQEAGSISNNRIYAVFQDRKEQLWIGTGNGLNLFNEATNSFTSFGKENGLPGDVILSIQQDSLNRLWLGTNNGLCCFDVENSQMANFSQEDGLQANIFEYKVACSDGKEIMCFGGNNGLNSFNPYHLVFNEYIPELCFTQISSAQGIYPIANYKDAQKNELSVEIKNTAQNLVVELAAMSFIEPGKNRFRYRIASLDSAWTSLASGVHEIQVPKLKVGDYKLEVLVSNNHLKWNETPKVVRIHVTRNWEQYTWLFYGFLLLVTALVLYFVWVKKRSSGGRSGKHKKTTGGKKDVPADSLRIQPNSEWARLAKELNDFMDQKALYKDKRLTKGQLANQIGWSETHLSNTLREALHVNFNDFVNSLRVKEIKIRLKDPQSRGFTLLAIAEECGFNSKTSFYRIFKKFTGITPSEYLDQLSKKS; encoded by the coding sequence ATGAAAGCTTGTAAATCCGTTTTAATATTCATTTTAATTCTGTTTGTGTGCCATGCAAAAGCACAAAATGAGCCGTTGCGCTTTCAAAAACTGAATGTAAAGTCAGGATTGAATTCCAATGTTGTTTATTCGATGCTTCAGGATTCAAGAGGCTTTATTTGGTTAGGCACCAAAGAGGGAATCAATCGTTTTGACGGATATAAAATGAAAACTTACTCTTTGCCTGATATTTATAAGGATAAAATTGCCCATCAAAGAATCAATTCGATCTGTGAGGATAAGAATGGAAAGATTTGGATCGGGACACCAAACGGAATTTTGAAACTGGATCCTTATTCTGAAGAAATAAAGCATTTTTTGCTGCCATATGAGGAAAAAGGAGATCAAAGTTTGTATGTGAATGATATTGTTGTTGGAGAGGATAACACGATTTGGGCAGGAACCCGAAATGGATTGTATCAATTCAATTCAAAAGAAAACAGGTTTGTTCAATACCCGCATTTTCCTTTTACAAGTAAAACGATAAAATATACGAAGGGAGAGCGGATCATCAATGATCTGTGTTTTGCCGCTGATGGAAAACTGTGGATCGCAACTGCCGGCAACGGCATTAGCATTTTGGATATTGCCCGGAAAAAGAAACAAATTCTAAATCATCGGGAAAGAAAGGGGGAGTTAAGTTCCAATTTTGTAGAAGCTCTTTTTAAAGATCACGGGGGAGTGATGTGGATTGCAACGGTGAATGGCTTGAATCGATACAATTCCGAATTGGGAACTGTTAAAGTATTCAGAAATTCAGAAGAGAACTCCCTTAGTTTATCAGATAATTTCGTGACAGCTGTCGGCGAAGATCAGGGTCACAATTTATGGATCGGAACCAAGAAGGGTTTGGATTGTTTTAACAGGGAAACCGAAGAATTCAGGCATTATCAAAAGCATCCATTGCATCCCGGATCTATTTCCAGCAATACGATTTTGTCATTTCTTTCCGAAAAATCGGGGAGTTTTTGGGTAGCTACAATGCAGGGAGTAAATTATTTTGCCCCCACTAAGTTTGTTTTTGATCTCTACCAAAATATTCCTGACGATAAGAATTCATTGGTAGATAACACTCTTAGGGCAGCCGCAGCTCATCCCGATGCTAAGATTTGGATCGGCACTTTAATGGATGGAATCAATTGTTTTGATCCTGAAACCAAAGGTTTTACATCCTACAAAATAGAAAAAGGGAGTAAGAACCGGCAAAAATTGAACGCCGTTCGCACCGCCTGTGTTGATTCAAAAGGAAATGTTTTTTTTGGCACCGATGGCGGGGTGCTGAAGTACAATAAGGGAAAAGACAGATTCGAACCATTTACTGCCGGCGGAGAAATTAACTTTAGCAAGGGTGTCTTTGAGATCATGGAAGATCAGGATGGAAATTATTGGTTTTCCGAAATAGATAAAGGCCTTTGGAAGTGGAATCCGAAGCAGCACAAAACGCAATTGTTTACCGAAGAGGAGAACAACTTAAACAGCACCAATTTAAAAGTGCTTCACCAAACAAAAAATGGTGACGTGTGGGTTGGCAGTCATTTAAAAGGTTTGGGGCGTTTGGTGAAGGGACAGGAAAAATTTATTACCTATCAGCAGAACCAGGAAGCGGGGAGTATCAGCAACAATCGAATTTATGCTGTTTTTCAGGACAGGAAGGAACAGCTGTGGATTGGAACAGGAAATGGGTTAAACTTGTTTAATGAAGCCACCAATTCGTTTACAAGCTTTGGCAAAGAGAATGGTTTGCCCGGTGATGTGATTTTGAGTATTCAGCAGGATTCACTGAACAGATTGTGGTTGGGCACCAATAACGGACTGTGTTGTTTTGATGTGGAGAACAGTCAAATGGCCAATTTTAGTCAGGAGGATGGTTTGCAGGCTAATATTTTTGAATACAAGGTGGCTTGTTCCGATGGCAAAGAGATCATGTGCTTTGGAGGAAATAATGGTTTAAATAGTTTCAATCCTTATCATTTGGTATTCAATGAGTACATCCCTGAGCTTTGTTTTACTCAAATTTCTTCTGCTCAAGGTATCTATCCCATTGCCAATTACAAAGATGCACAGAAAAATGAACTGAGTGTAGAGATTAAAAATACCGCTCAGAACCTGGTAGTTGAATTGGCGGCAATGTCTTTTATTGAGCCCGGTAAAAACAGGTTTCGATATCGGATCGCATCCCTGGATTCAGCCTGGACAAGCTTAGCGTCGGGAGTGCACGAAATTCAGGTCCCAAAGCTGAAAGTGGGAGACTATAAGTTGGAGGTACTTGTTTCCAACAATCATTTAAAATGGAACGAAACGCCAAAAGTTGTAAGAATTCATGTAACGCGAAATTGGGAACAGTATACATGGCTTTTTTACGGTTTTTTACTGCTTGTTACAGCATTGGTATTGTATTTTGTTTGGGTGAAAAAGCGAAGCTCCGGAGGCAGGTCAGGGAAACATAAAAAAACGACAGGCGGAAAAAAAGATGTGCCGGCTGATTCTTTACGGATTCAGCCGAATAGTGAATGGGCCCGATTGGCGAAAGAATTGAATGATTTTATGGATCAAAAAGCCCTGTATAAGGATAAACGCTTAACGAAAGGACAGTTGGCAAATCAGATAGGGTGGAGTGAGACACATCTGTCGAACACATTGCGGGAAGCTTTGCATGTAAATTTTAATGATTTTGTTAATTCTCTTAGAGTAAAGGAAATAAAGATTCGTTTGAAAGATCCTCAGAGTCGTGGTTTCACTTTGCTGGCCATTGCAGAAGAATGCGGATTCAATTCAAAAACCTCTTTTTACAGGATATTTAAGAAGTTTACAGGCATAACACCAAGCGAATATCTTGACCAGTTAAGCAAAAAGAGCTGA
- a CDS encoding RagB/SusD family nutrient uptake outer membrane protein, with translation MKINITWMLSLSILILGLTSCHDELDQEPFSSISPETFYKTEEEARLALTAVYSDIASDALYGSLLSMNFTNGTDEAVYNRTNVSWAVALYMNNSSTYNIEKAWMTLYKGINSANYFLARLKDADIEEGTKTKLLAEAHFLRAFYYFDLVRLWGDVPLRKKPVTEGGAANNIAKTPASEVYEFIIEDLEIASQNLPNPAEAQYGHATRTAAHGLLARVYMTMAGKPLQQHDAYLLALNHCDSVINTGYHELLPSYKQVFLNEITDKNDDKEVIFEIQFGNLRPQGIREDGRIGNLNGVAIALPNADANGNSNPYAYAFYYPTITMIDKFDAANDNRYEWSIADWKVDNKGKVIVLKESNKTNWYPGKFRRVDKVDNGDGTFGYKILETGAIDKNFTGINYPYLRYSDILLMKAEALNELTRTGEAIPYLNAVRNRAGLADIDPALVASQEDFFAELMDERMREFCFEGIRKHDLIRWGRLLTNMEVLRQDMLSYGIASSSWYYRQCDNIEEKHNLLPIPLKEVTINQLLDQSAAWNSGE, from the coding sequence ATGAAAATAAATATAACCTGGATGCTTAGTCTGTCTATATTGATTTTAGGACTAACATCATGCCATGACGAATTAGATCAGGAGCCTTTCTCATCGATTAGTCCTGAGACGTTTTACAAAACAGAAGAAGAAGCACGTCTGGCTCTTACTGCTGTATATAGTGATATTGCCAGTGATGCTTTGTATGGCAGTCTTTTGTCGATGAATTTCACAAACGGAACAGACGAGGCGGTATATAATAGAACCAATGTAAGCTGGGCCGTTGCTTTGTATATGAATAATTCCAGCACTTACAATATCGAGAAGGCATGGATGACTTTGTACAAAGGAATTAATTCTGCGAACTACTTTTTAGCAAGATTAAAAGATGCTGATATCGAAGAAGGAACTAAAACAAAATTATTGGCAGAAGCACATTTCCTGAGAGCTTTTTATTATTTCGATTTGGTTCGTTTATGGGGTGATGTGCCTTTGCGTAAAAAGCCTGTTACCGAAGGAGGTGCAGCTAATAATATAGCAAAAACACCTGCGTCAGAAGTGTATGAATTCATCATAGAGGATTTGGAAATTGCATCTCAGAATTTACCCAATCCTGCGGAAGCACAGTACGGACATGCTACACGCACTGCCGCTCATGGTTTGCTGGCACGTGTTTATATGACCATGGCAGGGAAACCTCTTCAGCAGCACGATGCTTATCTGTTGGCACTTAACCATTGCGATTCGGTGATCAATACAGGTTATCATGAACTGCTGCCAAGCTACAAGCAGGTGTTTTTAAACGAGATAACCGATAAGAATGATGACAAAGAAGTGATTTTTGAGATTCAGTTTGGAAATCTTCGTCCTCAGGGAATCAGAGAAGATGGCCGTATCGGAAACTTAAACGGAGTGGCAATTGCTCTTCCCAATGCCGATGCAAACGGAAATTCCAATCCGTATGCTTATGCCTTTTATTATCCAACCATTACAATGATTGATAAATTTGATGCCGCTAATGACAATCGTTATGAGTGGAGTATCGCCGATTGGAAAGTGGACAACAAAGGAAAAGTGATTGTACTAAAGGAAAGCAATAAAACGAATTGGTATCCGGGAAAATTCCGTCGTGTTGACAAAGTAGACAATGGTGATGGAACTTTTGGATATAAGATTCTTGAAACAGGAGCCATTGATAAGAACTTTACCGGAATCAATTATCCTTACCTGCGTTATTCCGACATCCTGTTGATGAAAGCGGAAGCCTTAAATGAATTGACCAGAACCGGTGAAGCAATTCCTTATTTGAATGCCGTAAGAAATCGTGCGGGATTGGCGGATATTGATCCGGCATTGGTTGCTTCGCAAGAGGATTTCTTTGCAGAATTGATGGACGAAAGAATGCGTGAATTTTGTTTCGAAGGAATTCGTAAACATGATTTGATTCGCTGGGGTAGACTGTTGACTAATATGGAAGTGTTGAGACAGGACATGTTAAGTTATGGTATTGCTTCTTCTTCATGGTATTACCGCCAATGCGATAATATTGAAGAAAAGCACAATTTGCTTCCCATTCCGTTAAAAGAAGTAACTATCAATCAATTATTAGATCAATCTGCAGCCTGGAATAGTGGTGAGTAA
- a CDS encoding glycoside hydrolase family 88 protein — MLQIPNRFLSLLAVGMGLILIPSCDFMDKSAKTNQSVAEKKENLIFQESLGFNLEEQFQFCEEQLKKSAAGHTDYNTHPRLIESGDTHWEMPKNDVLVWTVGFYPGILWQMYDITHKEYWKEEALKRTLPLEPYKYNKEHHDIGFMMYCSYGQAYRLTGKKEYRDVLIQSAKSLITRFNPKVGTIKSWSNELHPQWKEHITIIDNMLNLELLFWASKETGDPVYRDIAVKHAETTMANHFRDDFSCYHVVEYDENTGAVRNKNTSQGYADESVWARGQAWAVYGYSMVYRETGDPKFLDFAKKVSERYIAGLPEDYIPYWDFSLTGKKGESRDASAAAIAASGLIELSSLVKTTELQKRYRAAADAILNSLASPAYSAKNVNDAFLLHSTGAKPQGNEIDVALIYADYYYLEALRRRKSLSEKS; from the coding sequence ATGTTACAAATTCCGAATAGATTCCTTAGTCTGTTAGCTGTGGGAATGGGACTAATTTTGATTCCCTCGTGTGATTTTATGGATAAGTCTGCCAAGACCAATCAATCTGTTGCCGAAAAAAAGGAGAATCTGATATTTCAGGAAAGCCTTGGCTTTAATCTGGAAGAACAATTTCAATTTTGCGAAGAGCAGTTGAAAAAATCTGCAGCTGGTCATACCGATTACAACACACATCCCCGTTTGATAGAAAGCGGCGATACGCATTGGGAAATGCCTAAGAATGATGTTTTGGTATGGACAGTAGGTTTTTACCCGGGTATACTTTGGCAGATGTACGATATTACTCATAAAGAGTATTGGAAAGAGGAGGCTTTGAAGCGGACATTACCATTGGAGCCTTACAAATACAATAAGGAACATCATGATATTGGTTTTATGATGTACTGTTCTTACGGGCAGGCATATCGTTTAACCGGTAAAAAGGAATACCGGGATGTATTGATTCAGTCTGCAAAATCTCTGATTACCCGTTTTAATCCAAAAGTGGGAACCATTAAATCATGGTCGAACGAGTTGCACCCGCAATGGAAAGAGCACATTACCATCATAGATAATATGCTGAATCTGGAACTTTTGTTTTGGGCATCAAAAGAGACCGGAGATCCTGTTTACAGGGATATTGCCGTGAAGCATGCTGAAACAACTATGGCAAACCATTTTAGAGATGATTTTTCCTGTTATCATGTGGTAGAGTATGATGAGAATACAGGAGCGGTTCGAAATAAGAATACCTCGCAGGGGTATGCCGACGAAAGCGTTTGGGCCAGAGGACAAGCATGGGCCGTTTATGGTTACAGCATGGTGTACCGCGAAACAGGCGATCCGAAATTTCTCGATTTTGCAAAGAAAGTGTCTGAGCGTTACATTGCAGGTTTGCCTGAAGATTACATTCCTTACTGGGATTTTAGTTTAACAGGGAAAAAAGGAGAATCCCGCGATGCTTCGGCAGCTGCAATAGCTGCTTCAGGTTTGATTGAATTAAGTAGTTTGGTGAAAACAACCGAATTACAGAAAAGATATCGTGCCGCGGCTGATGCAATTCTTAATTCTCTGGCATCGCCGGCTTATTCGGCAAAAAATGTGAACGATGCATTTTTATTGCACAGTACGGGAGCAAAACCACAAGGGAATGAAATTGATGTTGCTTTAATATATGCAGATTACTATTATCTGGAGGCGCTTCGCAGAAGAAAGAGTTTGAGTGAAAAGAGCTAA